A region of the Apus apus isolate bApuApu2 chromosome 5, bApuApu2.pri.cur, whole genome shotgun sequence genome:
TCTTCAGCTCTGGATCCTCTGAATCAGAGTAATGCTCAAGTTCTGCATTCCTTATGAAGAACTTGGAAAACTTTAGTCCATCagcatagaatggtttgggttggaagggacctcaaaggccatctagttccagctcccttttctcaaagaaaattatcttgAGCTCTGAATCAAAGAGTACCAGTGCTATCATACACCTCCTTGATGGGCTCCCAATCCAGCAAGTATCTCTGAGAAGAAAAACCTACTCTTGGCACATAAATGCTGATATAattgacaattttttttcaatgggTCTTGAGAGGGGAgggcattaaaaaataaataaataaaggtcAGTTTTAAGTAATCCTGCTCTTGTTTCAAAGGTTGTCCTTTGATAAGGAAGGAATGATTCAGAGGGCTAGGCGCCTCATTGACCTTTATAAGGAAGCAGGAATTGGTAAAGATCGTATTCTCATCAAGCTCTCCTCAACGTGGGAAGGAATCCAGGCTGGCAAGTAAGTACCTGGTGTGCAGATTCATGGCATGTTTCTGCCTGCTCACAGGCACCCCACAAACACCTTCTGCCCTCAGTTGTTTTGAAAGCCTTGCCCCCGGAAACCTGtcaccagggctgtgctgcagggtcCTGTTGAAATAGGAAAGGCTTGTTCATACAAGGCCACAAGGAGTTTCCTGAAATCTAATACTGAGTTCCCTGCACTGAGTTCAAGGAACAGCATTAAATAAAGCAGAGTCTGGCAGCACAAAACATTTGCTGTTAGCTTAAAACTTTGAAGCTTATGAACTGTCCCACATTGCTAATTTAACTCAAGAAAGGCAGCAGTTTGAACCTGCTAACTTGTTAGTAGAATATAAATTCAGTAGGTGAGCAAACTGCTGTTTTAAGCCAGCCTGTGTCTGCAGGGTTCTGGAAGCAGAGTATGGGATTCACTGCAACATGACCTTGCTGTTCTCCTTTGCTCAGGCAGTTGCCTGTGCTGAAGCTGGAGTTACTCTGATTTCCCCATTCGTAGGACGGATCCTGGATTGGTATGTTGCCAACGGAGAGAAGAAAGCCTATGAGCCTTCAGAGGACCCAGGTCAGCTTTCCTTCTAATAGGCATTTTGGAACTAAAACAGCTACTGGTTCCAACTGCAGTTTAGTGGCATAAATCCTCTTATGAAAAAATGGTTTTGAGCACGTTCCAATTGATTTTTAGGAGTGAAGAGTGTCACTAGGATCTACAACTACTACAAGAAGTTTGGCTACAAGACTATCGTGATGGGCGCTTCGTTTCGaaacacaggagaaataaaagctcTTGCAGGCTGTGACTATCTCACCATTTCACCCAAGCtcctggcagagctcagcaaagAGTACGTCAAGTTAACTCCCACACTCAGTGTCAAAGAGGGTAAGTCCACACAAGGCCACTCCTCTGTACCACAGGCTGGCTCAGCCTCCGTTTCTTCTGCACCAACTGGAGTGGTGGTGGGTTTGAGTGCATGTCAATACTGTGCACCCCCTGCTGagagggcagggagagcaggaggaggagcttTAAATTTCTTAGGCTTGGGATGAAATTTTACTGAGGATTAGCAAAGATGCCCAACCTGGTTTAATCCTATGTTAATATTGAATCAGGGATGCAGTTCTCTCTAAACATGCCAAGAGGCtggttttccttccagaaaCTCTAGAAATTAATCATCTGCACGATGGAGTGATTTGATCtagtgctgctgtgctttgaTGGCTTTGAATTATGTTCCAATTGCActactcttccttttctgtagccttacaaaaatgctgctttacCACTTGGGAAATGAGGTTTGTGCACAGCTGCGTAGTCATGGGTTGGTGCTTACAGGGGCTGGCCTGTAGGAGTTTATCAGCTGAGCTCTTGTTAGGTGCCTGCCAGAGCATCACAGGCTGAATTGTTCAGCATATTTGCTCAGAATGCCtcactgcagcagggctgctgtggaATTCTTTATCAGAGGTCTGAAAGTACTGTACCCATCCGGAGCAGATACAAGATGACCACATACACATAAACATGGTATTTTTAGAGAAACTGATTATCTAGGCTACCTTTGACACCTCAAAACCAGATCCTGGAGCATTTTCAGTGTTGCATCCTCCTGTTGAGAGCAGTGTTTGAAATTtttcagcagctggagaaggttAGAATCTTAAGCCTGTTCTAGGAAGCCTGAGTTTTTGTATAATAACCTGATAAaatggtttgtttctttttccatttccctttcaCAGCTCAGGCATGTACACTTGAGAAGATCCACCTGGATGAGAAGGCATTCCGCTGGCACCACAATGAAGACCAAATGGCTGTGGAGAAGTTATCTGATGGGATCAGGAAGTTTGCTGCAGATGCAATTAAACTGGAGAGGATGTTAAAGGTAGATGTCACATCATGCTGCCTCTTGTCACCTTTCATTTTCCTCCAAGTGCTGCAGCTAACCTGCAGTGCCTTCTGCTGTGGCTAAGGATTAGGAACCCGTGAGCAAGTCAGGTCAGGTTTCCACAGGGGCAGCACACATGCTGTGGGACAGGCAGCCAGCAAACTGGGAACTTGGTCAACTTCACTGCATCTCAGGAAAGAATTTACACATGCCAGATGGAGAAAGCCACACATGCTGTTTGAGGCCCAAGGCAGCATTCAGACTGGCAGCTAATCAAGATAACAACACTACTGCTCAAGAGAAGAATCTCTGAAGTCTAAGGCTAAACTCGTTACCTGTCAGCAGCAGAACCAGACACGTAAATAAATCTTCAGTAGTCAACTGGAAATAAATCATCTTTGTACTTGGCACTAAGAGGCACCAAGAACAGATATGCTGAGTGTAATCAGGCCATGTAGATGCCTTCTGTCAGTTCATGGAGAAGCTTTCCAATGGGATTAATTGATCTGTGTGCTTTGGGGGGGAAAATACACACCAAGTACACCTGATCTAGGCACTTGTTGGCTGACAACTACTAGCTAGTGACTAAAGTCTGCACTGCTAAAGCAGTTCCCAACgtctcagctgctttttgttcctctctctctttctagGAGCGAATGTTCAGCGCTGAAAACGGGAAGTAGGAAGATGGGGATTTTCCCAAGTGGTCCAGGCGGAATGAGTGGCTCCCCTGAGGTTAAACAGATGTACAAATGTCTTACCTGTAAAAGTCTAATGCCATGTATGGATAGATTTGTCTCATGCTTTTTTATCAATTTGCACAGGGGCAAATAGAATTTCAACTTTTTTTGGTGGCATTTTTGACAATATATGCAAATTAACACAGACTTTCCTTGTAATGTGttcatttcactgctgcagGAGACCCCTgacacagtattttaatttgtctttttgtaTTAAATTCCTCATTAAGCCTACAGACCTAACACAGTAGGAAGGCAGTTTTGTATTTCATGCTGTTTTGCTGTGGCTGAAGAGAAGACACAGGTTTCATAAGCCCTCCTTGGTACAAAGCCCACAAGTGCTTTTATAAGACACACAcagaggtgtgtgtgtatatatgtatttattttttttcaataaatatatatatatatacacacactctCACATACTAAACCAACTAGGCTCCAGTCCCTTCCTGTCCCCTTTCTGCAGCCAAGGTGGCAGCAGTGGAGACTGACTGGTTGGCAGCCCTGATAACTGCCATCATTAGTATTCCAAGGCTTTTTGAACAGGGCAGGAAAGCTGCATCATGAGCGATTTTTAGGAATTTTGTCAAATGCCAGTTTTGTTTCCACTTGCCCAAGAGCCCAAAGCAACAAGATAACAGCAAAAACAGGGAACCAATGGAAGCTGAAAATGCCCCTGTGATTACAGCACAAGTTACACATGCCTTGATGTTCTCCTGGGCTccactttcaaaataaagtaaCTAAATCTCTCAAGCTGTTACTAAATAATTTGACAACTGGTTAATCCGAGCTGACAGGGAGCATGTGGCTACAACTCAAGATGGTCTGTTAGagctctgcatatttttttttgaggatttgctgcttttctttatgCAATAGTCATGGAATTGCTGCCAGCCCTACCccatttttttttggtttgttttaagcTCTCTCATCCCCTCCTTTCCTCATTGTTCttaagctgctgcttttgtgcaaGACAAAGAGCTGGGTGGCAGCCTTCCCTGGGAATGACCTAATCCTAGGGCAGCACTTACTAATGACAGGCCCTTCTGGTAAATTGGGATGCATGTGATAATATTTCATGCTGTATTTCATTAAGGCAAATTAAATGTCTGTTATTAGTTTACATAGGTCCAGTTTCATCGAGAATAGGCAAGAGGTTCCTGTTTGTATGTCGACACAATTAACTGTTTCCTGATTAAGCTGCCTGAACTTAATCTctcaaaaaagccccaaacaccACAGCACTAAGGCTCCaatatttatacacacatgCTACATCCCAGCTCAAATACCACAAGAAAAGCCAAGGGAACAATTTATCACCAACACCTGTAAGTACTGGTGAGACACAGGCCACGGTAGGAAGCCACTGGGCTGGCTGGAGGTgacctttttccttcctttcaaagGTCAAGCAGCATTAAGAGCTTTACCctgccccacctccctcccctgtGCCCCACAGCCACCTGACCCACCATCACAAGTCCAAATGTGTGCTGTGATCTAGGTCACTACAGCCATTAACAACTGCTCAGAGTTTGtgtcctgctggaaagcaaactGAACCTCGAGgacagcagaggcagcaagCACAAGTCTGCAGGCTTTGGATCTGGCTTTCTCAAAATCTATTTTCTGCCCCAGAACATGAGATGAGGAAAGGCCTAGCTTCTTAGCAGACCACAATTTCCAAAACAAGTTTGGCTCCAACCGTTACCAGTTACAAAAGCATGAAGCCATGACTTCCTCAAGCAAGAAAAAGGCTTTCATCCAGCCCAGAGCTACatttccctggcacagctttaaTAAGGCTGCACAACACCAGGGTGAGACTTACAGCTGCAGAGATGGGAGACCAGTGAGAGCCATGGCAAGTCCCAGCCAACAGAGCTGACTTCTGAAAGGTGACACAACTCACGAGCTGGCACTTCAGCGTGCCTCCTGAAACCTGCCATTACAACACTCAGAGCAGATGACAGGGTAGCACAGGGATACTACTCAGccatacaaaaatatttccccaCAGCAACAAGCCCACTTAATCCAGCAAACTGAACATTAAACACAACGTCACTGATGGAGAGCTCTAAGCATGTCCCATTTTCTAAAGAGGAAGATCTGGGGCTGTAGAATTGGCAAATACAGAACAGTGGCCTCTCTAGGCCTGTGCAGTTGCTGATGGTCTCCCTGAAAAATAGATCCTTCTTCACACTCACTGACAGGTACAGCCTATAACTCCAGCTGGATGACTCTGAGCCTGCCACAGCTTGTCTTGCACCACGGCAGGCATGTCCTCATGCCTGACTTCTTAGCAAAGGAATTAGAAGGTATTTTAGGGCCTGCTGCATTCTTACAGGTGGGAGGTTCAGGCATGATTCTCATGCAAAGTGCTGCATGAAACCGAGCTCACACTGACCCCGGCTGGTCAGTCGTCAAACCAGCTCCCTTCTCGGTGAGACACAGAGAACTTTTCATTTACCAACCCCTCGGTATCAACGGGAATCTTTTTGTTGGTTCATTTACCTGAATCACTCTTCTGAAATTTGTACCtatttggcattttaaaagaaataagaatcCCAAAGCAATGCAGTGCTGCCAGACAGCCCTGAGGCACCAGCAGCTATTTTCTGCAGGACAGGGAGAGCTACATGCCAGTTTCTCcaaacagctcagctgtgcaTCTGCAGCTGATGTACAACCATTTCCCTCCAACTGTCCTGGGCTTCAACCTCAAACTAACAAAGGGACAAATCCAGAAGCAGCTGGATTTGACAATAGCTCTTTGATAGAGCTTCTTCTCtcacaaccaaaaccaactcaTTTCATCTGGACCAAGACTGGCTCCCAGGAACACAACCTGGTGGACACACCCCAAATGGATGGTAGTTATCTAGGGATTAATCTTGCTCCAAAAACTCTTTGCAATCTAGTGCCCTTCCTCCCACTCTGCTTGCAGAATGTGTATGCTGCTGTTTCACAGGATTCTGTATTAGATCTTCTCAGGAAGACCTGCCAAATCATGCCTGGTGAATACAGGCAGAGCTCCACTgaaaccatagaatcatggaatggtttgggttggaaaggacattaaagatcatctagtctcaACACCCCTGtacgggcagggacacctcccactcaaccaggttgctccaagccccatccaacctggcctggaacacttccagggatggggcagccacagcttctctgggcaacttgttccagtgtcttgctactctcacagggaagaattttgtCCTAGTATCCAACCTACatatctcccctcttccagtttggatccattacctcttgttctctcactacaagaacTAGGAAGCAAACCAGAACTGAAGGAATCCAGGGTTACTCTGACTTCCATTCTGCAGGTGGGCTGCTGCTGTCTTTTCAGCCTGCAtgaaaaatgggatttttctcCATCATCAGCATATTTGCTGTTTACACACCCAGCATCACAGCACAGGTGATACTCAGTTCCTGAAGATGCCAACCCCTCACCCAGATAAACATGACCCACGTGTCCAGGTGCACTGTCACACTGGAGCCACCTCTGCCAAGTGACTTGTCTTCTAATAATGAAGTATCCAAAGTCATTCACCCGAGAGCTGCTTTCATCATCTCCCCCAGTCCTACCAAGTACCCTACAGAGTTCTTAAGTGGGTTTCTTCCCTGCTACTGCTGCCTCTCTCACACTCTAGCACCATGTAGACACATGGATGTGACCATGAACTGACCCAGCTCCACCATCCATGTCTTTAGCCCACCACTTGACACTGACCACCCACAGCTCTCTAACTCCTCTGCTGAGCTGCGAGGTGGGACACTGCTGCCTGGAGCCTCTCTTTACAATTTAACAACATCACACTTCTGGCTAACTGCCAACTCCTCTTCCCTACTGAGGTTGTGCCAATCAGAGCCCCAAGACCTCTGTTCAACAGCCAAATCCAAGCCCTCAAACAGCCCAGAGCCAGGGGAAGCAGCTATTTCAGTCCATGGATTGAAGCCACCACCATAAGCTCACCTGCCAGATGCCTCCATCCTGCACTTCAGTCAGGAATCAAGCCATTCCCATCAGGAAGCAATTCTCTTGATTTCTGTGGCTACTGAATAGCTTAGAAAATGCCTGGAAGGTGCCTGGTCTCTCCTCTGTGGATaatcctgctgccctggggagcacaCCCTCTGTGTGCCTCATACCTGGGATCCTTTTAGCCTGGACTCCTCCTCTGAGAACACAACCCAGATGGGTCCCTTCCCAGTTCAACCTGTTTTGCATCTCTTCCTCTTACTGTAAGAGAATTCCAACAGAGACCCCTCAGACTTTTCCAAACACACTATAGACCCACTGCTCCATCAAAAATCCTGCAATCAAAACCAATGGACTTCAAGCTGCAAATGCCATCATGTGTATATGTCATATTTGATACCATGTCTCAGATTCTGGATTTGGTTGATGATTTCTAGGACAAAAGCCCTGTCAGTGACAGGGGTGAACTGTCACAGGATGAGAAGACAGGGAAGTCTTTGAAGAGGGTACCCATCTCCTTAGTGTCATATGGGTACCTGGTAGCTCAAAGTGACAAATGTGCTGGACCTGTCTTCTCTAGGCAAGGTCTGACAAATTGCTGCCCTTTCACTTTGCCCCAAGCCCCTTTGTCTGGAGCTTTCTCAATCAGAAAGAAACCAACAGGATCTGCCATCTCATGTAGCTGGGACACAACTGGCCAGAGTCAGTAACACTGGGGGGTTCAAAAGCAACTCTGAAGCATTCCAAAAGTTGCTCAAGAGACaataaaatactgcagtgaaagggaaagaaagagcaggaaaaggtgCCTCAGCAACAGTCAGACCTTATTCCACATACTTAAAGACACATGGTCCCCTCAAGAGCTtgagaggggcaggagatgaACAAATTAGACTTAAAAAGTTCACTGCCACAGGAGCCCCTACCTGCTCTGGGAGCAACTGCAGGTTCCCACTTCAGCACTGGAGCTTCTCTTCAGCACAGAATAGATGTTGTGAGGTACCTGATGTACTTGGCTAAGTCACAAAGCCCACGTCCATTCTGAAACGGAGCAAAAATCCAAGAGCCACATAAGCCTTCAGCCCATACATGTGTTTACCCAGTCACACAAAGCATGTTCTTCAACCTGTAACTCTTCCTGAACTTACATTTCTCTTCAGGAGATGAAGAGAGCTCTCCCAGGATCCTGTCAGCCCAGCTTACAAACTCCCAGTGGCTTCCCAGAACCCAATACCTCCCCAGATtaagagagcagcagatgtctgTTGTCTCCCATCAAGGTTTTTAGCTACCACAGCCACAAGTACAAGCTCAGACTCAGCAAGTAGgagcaaataaaatgtatgtCTGGAGGGAAACACCAAAGAACCAAGAGTTGCACTTTAAAACCTGATTTTAAAATTCCCTTACCCTGTATTCAGCACACCCAGAGCCAGCAATCCCTCCAAGCCACAAAGGCTAAACCTTTGCAATCCCTTGGAGCAGAAACTCTCCCTTTACCACCTGCTCTACACCTGAGCCCCATCCACTAGATAAGCTTCTGCTGGGAAAATCACTCAAACCCCTCCACCACTCAGAAAGCCAGGAGAGGGCAAGCAATCCATGACTGTGAGCCAATGGCAGGGCTGACCACACCATGACCCTCAGCATCTAACACTTCTCTTCAAGGCCCCAGGTCCCTCAGGGCTGCACTCCTGGGGCTCCCAGAGGAGATGTGCACCGTCTCTGTGAACATCTAGGAAAACAGCAACTGCAGGAGACTCTGACAGACTTCTGTGTGCTTAATGGCCACTGAGCTGTCAGGGTGAGGCCTGTTGGAGGCCACTGTGgcctttgctgctgcattttgaTCTGTTTCACTGCAGGAAGCTCACAATATGACCTCTGGGTTTGTcgggttggttttttttactttgtttcttgctttactGGGATCCAGGTTACAGTGTATGCTCAGATGTGCTTGGAATATGCCAAGTGAGTATTTGCAACAGGGTCTCCCTGTTTGTCCTGGGAAACCCATACAATCCCAGCACCTTCCAAGCAGAGTTTGTCTAAGGAAACGCAGCATTTCTAGAAAGCAGAGGGGATTTTGATCTCACTACAGCCCACATCACTCAGACACACTGCTCTGTCTGGGGACGGAGCTTGCTGGtggctgaggaggaaggggaaggtcTGCACGGAGCAGTGTCACCACCCTGTGGAGAAGCTGCACCACCCCGCGgcacctcctccttcccaccatTCGGAGCAGCAACTCATCCCCGGGCCGGGCTCCAAGTCCCatcagcctctctggggaggcAGCTCTTCCCAACATCCAGCTCTGTGCAAACAGGCAATGCTTGAGAGGGCgtaaaaaaacctaacaaaaccaaaacaacaaacaaaactccaaaacttttccttcctcttgcaTTCCATGTGCTAAGGGAGACACATTGCTGCTCCCAGTGCCTCCTGTTTTCTCGAAACAAAGGGAGAGgtacagcagagcagagctgttggGAAAACAGCCACTAGGGTCCACGAACGGGCACACTAAGTgcatccatttatttttatcctcCCAACGTagaatttcactttaaaatcaGTCCTTagagattaatttaaaaggaCTAACAAACACAGCCACCACAGACGACAGTAAACAAgccaggcagaagcagagaggtacCATCTAAAATTTTCAAGTGAA
Encoded here:
- the TALDO1 gene encoding transaldolase — its product is MSVSPVKRQKMESVLDQLKHHTTVVADTGDFHAIDEYKPLDATTNPSLILAAAQMPAYQKLVDDAVAYGKKLGGSEEEQIKNASDKLFVLFGAEILKRIPGRVSTEVDARLSFDKEGMIQRARRLIDLYKEAGIGKDRILIKLSSTWEGIQAGKVLEAEYGIHCNMTLLFSFAQAVACAEAGVTLISPFVGRILDWYVANGEKKAYEPSEDPGVKSVTRIYNYYKKFGYKTIVMGASFRNTGEIKALAGCDYLTISPKLLAELSKEYVKLTPTLSVKEAQACTLEKIHLDEKAFRWHHNEDQMAVEKLSDGIRKFAADAIKLERMLKERMFSAENGK